In Paroedura picta isolate Pp20150507F chromosome 12, Ppicta_v3.0, whole genome shotgun sequence, one DNA window encodes the following:
- the SPATA19 gene encoding spermatogenesis-associated protein 19, mitochondrial has translation MIITTWAGFLLLREATGHSFQFGKTPDINVVETEVVSVLEYWLRKIEQEAAKLFKSKSGNKTESKKESKKENEIRNFPSLGQDLAAARSKPESWENFEDRRANRHSMHVSGTKLTSSSSQDLVEDRTRIQFIRWSNTRVYRVTSDMRKDAMQERLDKVSKSVSRVMFQADGTMSETDVHIKDSE, from the exons ATGATCATCACCACATGGGCTGGGTTCCTCTTGCTCCGTGAAGCTACCGGCCACTCTTTCCAATTTGGCAAAACTCCA GATATTAATGTCGTTGAGACAGAGGTTGTGTCTGTACTGGAGTACTGGCTGCGAAAG aTCGAGCAGGAGGCAGCCAAGCTCTTTAAGTCGAAATCGGGAAACAAGACAGAAAGCAAGAAGGAAAGCAAGAAGGAAAACGAGATCCGGAATTTCCCATCTCTGGGCCAAGATTTGGCCGCCGCGAGATCCAAGCCAGAATCTTGGGAAAATTTTGAAGACAGAAGGGCAAACCGG CACAGCATGCATGTGTCTGGCACAAAACTCACGTCATCCTCCAGCCAAGATCTGGTCGAGGACAGGACAAGGATCCAGTTCATCAGATGGAG caACACCAGAGTGTATCGGGTCACAAGTGATATGAGAAAAGATGCTATGCAAGAGAGGCTGGACAAAGTCAGCAAAAG TGTCTCCAGGGTCATGTTCCAAGCTGACGGCACCATGTCCG